A DNA window from Streptomyces canus contains the following coding sequences:
- a CDS encoding phytanoyl-CoA dioxygenase family protein codes for MRPPRPVPHDDPMDDELVERFLEDGFVKIEGAFPPRVAQHCASLLWRETGYDPEDPASWKDPVVWVAGMAQGPFAAAANSPALHEAFDLLVGENRWQPRYSLGAFPLRFPHAEEPDDAGWHIEGSYLPEDAPAGMYHTNLRSRDRALLMLFLFSEVTETDAPTRIRIGSHLDVPPILEPYGEQGASFLELGPKVDKASAHRPLAHATGSPGDVYLCHPFLVHAAQPHHGTSPRFMAQPPLLPARPYELDRPDGDYSAVEFAIRRGLAKEN; via the coding sequence ATGCGCCCACCCCGGCCGGTCCCCCACGATGACCCCATGGACGACGAACTGGTGGAGCGTTTCCTCGAAGACGGATTCGTGAAGATCGAGGGCGCCTTCCCGCCACGCGTCGCCCAGCACTGCGCGTCGCTGCTGTGGCGGGAGACGGGCTACGACCCCGAGGACCCGGCCTCCTGGAAGGATCCGGTGGTCTGGGTGGCCGGAATGGCGCAGGGCCCCTTCGCGGCGGCCGCCAACTCTCCGGCACTGCACGAGGCGTTCGACCTGCTGGTGGGCGAGAACCGCTGGCAGCCCCGCTACTCACTGGGCGCTTTCCCCTTGCGGTTTCCGCACGCGGAGGAACCGGACGACGCGGGCTGGCACATTGAGGGTAGCTACCTTCCCGAGGACGCACCCGCCGGCATGTACCACACCAACCTGCGCTCCAGGGACCGCGCCCTGCTGATGCTGTTCCTGTTCAGCGAGGTCACCGAGACCGACGCCCCGACCCGCATCAGAATCGGCTCCCATCTCGACGTACCGCCGATCCTGGAGCCGTACGGCGAACAGGGCGCGTCCTTCCTGGAGTTGGGCCCGAAGGTGGACAAGGCCTCGGCACACCGCCCGCTCGCCCACGCCACCGGCAGCCCGGGGGACGTCTACCTCTGTCACCCCTTCCTGGTCCACGCGGCCCAGCCCCACCACGGCACGAGCCCCCGCTTCATGGCCCAGCCGCCCCTGCTCCCGGCACGGCCCTACGAGTTGGACCGGCCCGACGGCGACTATTCGGCGGTCGAGTTCGCGATCCGCCGGGGCCTGGCCAAGGAGAACTGA
- a CDS encoding class I SAM-dependent methyltransferase, with the protein MAHDHDTHGHHHHDHTDIDWSRMAEHLETQAELFTPLYERALAWLGHKQTEPGLIVDAGSGPGVLSCLLAEAFPGARVVAVDGAEPLLERARARAARLGVADRFGTLAGELPTILDDLDYPVDLLWASRSLHHLGDQRAGIAAFAARLARGGTLALMEAGLPARFLPRDIGIGRPGLQARLDALEEERFAQMRAGLADSVAEVEDWPALMASAGLRHTGTRSFMLDLPAPTTDRARAYIAASLGWLREGFAEQLDADDRDTLDRLLDPEDAASVHRRPDVFLLAAHTVHTAVRTG; encoded by the coding sequence ATGGCGCACGATCACGACACCCACGGTCACCATCACCACGACCACACCGACATCGACTGGTCCAGGATGGCCGAGCACCTGGAGACCCAGGCGGAACTGTTCACGCCCCTGTACGAGCGGGCCCTGGCCTGGCTCGGGCACAAGCAGACCGAGCCGGGGCTGATCGTCGACGCGGGCAGTGGGCCCGGGGTGCTGTCCTGTCTGCTCGCCGAGGCGTTTCCGGGGGCCCGGGTGGTCGCCGTCGACGGGGCCGAACCGCTCCTTGAGCGGGCCCGGGCCCGGGCCGCCCGGCTCGGTGTCGCCGACCGCTTCGGCACCCTCGCCGGTGAACTGCCCACAATCCTCGACGACTTGGACTACCCCGTCGACCTCCTCTGGGCCAGTCGGAGCCTGCACCACCTCGGGGACCAGCGGGCCGGGATCGCCGCGTTCGCCGCACGCCTGGCGCGGGGCGGCACGTTGGCGCTGATGGAGGCCGGGCTGCCCGCGCGCTTCCTGCCCCGGGACATCGGGATCGGGCGGCCGGGGCTCCAGGCGCGGCTCGACGCGCTGGAGGAGGAGCGGTTCGCGCAGATGCGGGCGGGGTTGGCCGACTCCGTCGCCGAGGTCGAGGACTGGCCCGCGCTGATGGCCTCCGCCGGGCTGCGGCACACCGGTACGCGTAGCTTCATGCTGGATCTTCCGGCGCCGACGACCGATCGGGCCCGTGCGTACATCGCCGCGTCGCTCGGGTGGCTGCGGGAAGGTTTTGCCGAGCAGCTGGACGCGGACGACCGTGACACGCTTGACCGGTTGCTCGATCCTGAAGACGCAGCGAGTGTGCATCGGCGGCCGGACGTGTTCCTGCTGGCGGCGCACACGGTGCACACGGCTGTGCGGACCGGTTGA
- a CDS encoding AMP-dependent synthetase/ligase, producing MREFTNPPLALAPPVGGLADVVFEHAQNDPLHIALGRKDENGQWRDVTSAEFRDEVMALAKGLLAQGIRFGDRVAIMSRTRYEWTLFDFALWTIGAQVVPVYPTSSAEQCFWALYDAECTAAIVEHEDHAMTIATVIDRLPRLHRLWQLDSGAVQELYDAGAAIEDDVVHRHRQAVTPDSVATIIYTSGTTGRPKGCVISHGNFMYEADTVIERWEPVFHSKKGDEAATLLFLPLAHVFGRMVQVAAVRGRVRFGHQPQMNAAALLPDLAAFKPTFFLGVPYIFEKVFNASRRKAEKEGKAGPFEKAVDVAVKYAEAMEAKAWGIGPGPSAGLRMQHQLFDKLVYSKMRAAMGGRIKQAMTGGSAMDRKLGLFFAGAGVHIYEGYGLTETTAAATANPPERTRYGTVGQPIPGMTVHIADDGEIWLYGANVFQGYLNNDKATDETLHDGWLATGDLGSLDEDGYLTITGRKKEILVTSGGKSVSPGVLEERVRDHPLVSQCIVVGNDRPYIAALVTLDQEAVEHWLGMRDKPRMSPAQLVRDADLETEVRRAVVAANTLVSQAESIRTFRILAQPFTEEHGLLTPSLKLKRKAIETAYADEVEALYRA from the coding sequence TTGCGCGAGTTCACCAACCCTCCGTTGGCGTTGGCACCCCCGGTGGGCGGACTGGCCGACGTCGTCTTCGAGCATGCCCAGAACGACCCGCTCCACATCGCCCTCGGCCGCAAGGACGAGAACGGACAGTGGCGGGACGTGACGTCCGCGGAGTTCCGCGACGAGGTCATGGCCCTCGCCAAGGGATTGCTTGCCCAGGGCATCCGCTTCGGCGACCGGGTCGCGATCATGTCCCGCACCCGCTACGAGTGGACCCTGTTCGACTTCGCGCTCTGGACGATCGGCGCGCAGGTGGTGCCGGTCTATCCGACCTCCTCCGCCGAGCAGTGTTTCTGGGCGCTGTACGACGCCGAGTGCACGGCCGCGATCGTGGAGCACGAGGACCACGCGATGACGATCGCCACCGTCATCGACCGGCTGCCGCGGCTGCACCGGCTATGGCAGCTGGACTCCGGCGCCGTGCAGGAGCTGTACGACGCGGGCGCGGCCATCGAGGACGACGTGGTGCACCGCCACCGGCAGGCCGTGACCCCCGACTCGGTCGCGACGATCATCTACACCTCGGGCACCACCGGCCGGCCCAAGGGCTGTGTGATCAGCCACGGCAACTTCATGTACGAGGCGGACACCGTCATCGAGCGCTGGGAGCCGGTGTTCCACTCCAAGAAGGGCGACGAAGCGGCCACCCTGCTGTTCCTGCCGCTCGCGCACGTCTTCGGGCGGATGGTGCAGGTGGCCGCGGTCCGTGGCCGGGTCCGCTTCGGCCACCAGCCGCAGATGAACGCGGCCGCCCTGCTGCCCGACCTCGCCGCGTTCAAGCCGACGTTCTTCCTCGGCGTGCCGTACATCTTCGAGAAGGTCTTCAACGCCTCGCGCCGCAAGGCCGAGAAGGAGGGCAAGGCCGGTCCGTTCGAGAAGGCCGTCGACGTGGCGGTGAAGTACGCGGAGGCCATGGAGGCCAAGGCCTGGGGGATCGGGCCCGGTCCGTCGGCGGGGCTGCGGATGCAGCACCAGCTCTTCGACAAGCTCGTCTACTCCAAGATGCGGGCGGCCATGGGCGGCCGCATCAAGCAGGCCATGACCGGCGGTTCGGCCATGGACCGCAAGCTGGGACTGTTCTTCGCCGGCGCCGGCGTGCACATCTACGAGGGGTACGGCCTCACCGAGACGACGGCGGCGGCGACCGCCAACCCGCCCGAGCGCACCCGCTACGGGACGGTCGGCCAGCCCATCCCCGGCATGACCGTGCACATCGCGGACGACGGCGAGATCTGGCTCTACGGCGCCAACGTCTTCCAGGGCTATCTCAACAACGACAAGGCCACCGACGAGACCCTGCACGACGGCTGGCTCGCCACCGGGGACCTCGGCTCCCTCGACGAGGACGGCTATCTCACCATCACCGGCCGCAAGAAGGAGATCCTCGTCACCTCCGGCGGCAAGAGCGTCTCCCCCGGGGTGCTGGAGGAGCGGGTGCGCGACCATCCGCTGGTCTCCCAGTGCATCGTCGTGGGCAACGACCGCCCCTACATCGCCGCCCTGGTCACCCTCGACCAGGAGGCCGTCGAACACTGGCTGGGGATGCGCGACAAGCCGCGGATGTCCCCGGCCCAGCTGGTGCGGGACGCCGACCTGGAGACCGAGGTGCGGCGGGCCGTGGTCGCCGCCAACACCCTGGTCTCCCAGGCCGAGTCGATCCGCACCTTCCGTATCCTCGCTCAGCCCTTCACCGAGGAGCACGGGCTGCTGACCCCGTCCCTGAAGCTCAAGCGCAAGGCGATCGAGACCGCGTACGCGGACGAGGTCGAGGCGCTGTACCGGGCCTGA
- a CDS encoding aldo/keto reductase, with translation MSSKVPPIILNNGVEMPKLGFGVWQVPDDEAERAVATALEAGYRSIDTAAIYGNEKGTGKAIASSGVAREDIFVTTKLWNGDQGYDSTLRAFDTSLEKLGLDYVDLYLIHWPTPSRDLYVDSYKAFEKLHADGRIRAIGVSNFEPDHLERLIAETSVIPAVDQIELHPHLQQHAAREYHAEQGIATEAWSPLGSGKGLLEVPAIVAIARKHDRTPAQVVLRWHLQLGNVVIPKSVTPSRIKENIEVFDFSLDAEDLAAISALNEDRRLGPDPSTFNAA, from the coding sequence GTGAGCAGCAAGGTCCCCCCGATCATCCTCAACAACGGCGTCGAGATGCCCAAGCTGGGTTTCGGCGTCTGGCAGGTGCCGGACGACGAGGCCGAGCGCGCGGTCGCCACGGCGCTCGAGGCCGGGTACCGCAGCATCGACACAGCGGCGATCTACGGCAATGAAAAGGGCACCGGAAAGGCCATCGCCTCCTCCGGAGTGGCCCGCGAGGACATCTTCGTCACCACCAAGCTCTGGAACGGCGACCAGGGCTACGACTCGACCCTGCGCGCTTTCGACACCTCGCTGGAGAAGCTCGGCCTGGACTACGTGGACCTGTACCTCATCCACTGGCCCACGCCCTCCCGTGACCTGTACGTCGACAGCTACAAGGCGTTCGAGAAGCTGCACGCCGACGGCCGGATCCGGGCCATCGGCGTCTCCAACTTCGAACCCGACCACCTGGAGCGGCTGATCGCCGAGACGTCCGTCATCCCGGCCGTCGACCAGATCGAGCTGCACCCGCACCTTCAGCAGCACGCGGCCCGCGAGTACCACGCAGAGCAGGGCATCGCCACCGAGGCCTGGTCGCCGCTCGGCTCCGGCAAGGGTCTCCTGGAGGTCCCGGCCATCGTGGCCATCGCCCGGAAGCACGACCGCACTCCCGCCCAGGTCGTGTTGCGCTGGCACCTCCAGCTCGGCAATGTCGTGATCCCGAAGTCCGTGACCCCGTCCCGGATCAAGGAGAACATCGAGGTCTTCGACTTCAGCCTGGACGCCGAGGACCTGGCGGCGATCAGCGCGCTCAACGAGGACCGGCGTCTCGGCCCGGACCCGTCGACGTTCAACGCCGCCTGA
- a CDS encoding SDR family oxidoreductase produces the protein MSDDSPVALITGGGSGIGAAVARQLLDAGHRVAVTGRGEPRLRAFAEELGSPDGLLTFVGNAAEYSDISAAVDGTLKEFGRLDTVVANAGFATHDTVAGGDPAGWTEMVLTNVLGPALLIRASIDALKETRGRIVLIGSVAGFIHGPGNIYGATKWAVTGLAENARREVTEFGVGVTLVAPGRVETPFWDGYGSLPPGHLLTADQIADSVVWAVRQPEGVDINTVVVRPIGQPV, from the coding sequence ATGTCCGACGATTCACCGGTCGCGCTCATCACCGGCGGCGGCAGCGGTATCGGCGCCGCAGTCGCACGGCAACTGCTCGACGCGGGTCACCGGGTGGCCGTCACCGGGCGGGGCGAGCCGCGCCTGCGTGCCTTCGCCGAGGAACTCGGCAGCCCGGACGGCCTGTTGACGTTCGTCGGCAACGCCGCCGAGTACAGCGACATCAGCGCCGCGGTCGACGGCACGCTCAAGGAGTTCGGCCGACTGGACACGGTCGTCGCCAACGCGGGGTTCGCCACCCATGACACCGTCGCCGGGGGCGACCCGGCCGGCTGGACCGAGATGGTGCTGACCAACGTGCTCGGCCCCGCCCTCCTCATCCGTGCCTCCATCGACGCGCTCAAGGAGACTCGCGGCCGGATCGTACTGATCGGCAGCGTCGCCGGGTTCATCCACGGGCCCGGCAACATCTACGGGGCGACGAAGTGGGCGGTGACCGGGCTCGCCGAGAACGCCCGCCGTGAGGTCACCGAGTTCGGTGTCGGCGTCACCCTGGTGGCCCCAGGCCGTGTGGAGACGCCGTTCTGGGACGGCTACGGCAGCCTCCCGCCCGGCCACCTGCTCACCGCCGACCAGATCGCCGACTCGGTGGTGTGGGCCGTACGGCAGCCTGAGGGCGTCGACATCAACACCGTCGTCGTACGACCGATCGGGCAGCCCGTCTGA
- a CDS encoding Tat pathway signal sequence domain protein, with amino-acid sequence MSTSRRVLLGAALAGAAGAAAGLPAATTAHAASWQQKWAPSASDDGLGAFETIEDDRADSHPAGQPHIYATGDNWRFNMHMADRDTSTDRQRQEVTGLRTSGSSYLRWTEGQTWRITYSMYIPSSLKATTSFTHIMQMKQPGTGTSPIVVQSLRRVNGAQTIELKLFEDDILVGRTSLDPLHDRWTDVDFQIKVGNGSAGSVRWILKSGGSTVIDASKTGVDTFLADRVRPKWGIYRSLGDTSGSLQDTYLLLTGLRGYQLV; translated from the coding sequence ATGAGCACATCCAGAAGGGTTCTGCTGGGGGCCGCCCTCGCCGGTGCGGCGGGAGCCGCGGCCGGACTGCCGGCCGCCACCACCGCCCACGCCGCCTCCTGGCAGCAGAAGTGGGCCCCGTCCGCGAGCGACGACGGCCTCGGTGCCTTCGAGACGATCGAGGACGACCGCGCCGACTCGCACCCCGCCGGGCAGCCCCACATCTACGCCACCGGCGACAACTGGCGCTTCAACATGCACATGGCCGACCGCGACACCTCGACCGACCGGCAGCGCCAGGAGGTCACGGGTCTGCGCACGAGCGGCAGCAGCTACCTCAGGTGGACCGAGGGCCAGACCTGGCGGATCACGTACTCGATGTACATCCCGAGCTCACTGAAGGCGACCACCAGCTTCACCCACATCATGCAGATGAAGCAGCCGGGCACCGGCACCTCCCCGATCGTCGTGCAGTCCCTGCGCCGGGTGAACGGAGCGCAGACCATCGAACTGAAGCTGTTCGAGGACGACATCCTGGTGGGCCGCACGAGCCTGGACCCGCTGCACGACCGATGGACGGACGTCGACTTCCAGATCAAGGTGGGCAACGGCTCGGCGGGCTCGGTCCGCTGGATCCTGAAGTCCGGCGGCTCGACGGTGATCGACGCGTCGAAGACCGGGGTCGACACCTTCCTGGCGGACCGGGTGCGCCCGAAGTGGGGCATCTACCGCTCCCTGGGCGACACCTCGGGGTCCCTCCAGGACACCTATCTCCTGCTGACCGGGCTGCGCGGCTACCAGCTCGTGTGA
- a CDS encoding LysR substrate-binding domain-containing protein — translation MYDPSQLRTFLAVAQTLSFTQAARRLGLRQSTVSQHVRRLEDAAGRQLFTRDTHSVELTEDGEAMLGFARRILEVHDQATAFFTGTRLRGRLRFGASEDFVLTRLPEILEGFRYDHPEVDLELTVELSGTLHEQLAAGKLDLVLAKRRPEDPRGELVWHDRLVWIGAERLRLDADRPVPLIVYPPPGITRTLALEALERQGRAWRIVCTSGSLNGLIAAARAGLGVMAHSRGLVPPGLVRMPDRFGLPELGRVDFVLVHGRRRTAAQGAADALAAAILAGGDRLHRQ, via the coding sequence GTGTACGACCCGTCACAGCTGCGTACGTTCCTGGCGGTGGCGCAGACCCTGAGCTTCACGCAGGCCGCCCGGCGGCTGGGGCTGCGCCAGTCGACCGTGAGCCAGCATGTACGGCGGCTCGAGGACGCCGCCGGGCGGCAGCTGTTCACCCGGGACACCCACTCCGTGGAGCTGACGGAGGACGGCGAGGCGATGCTGGGGTTCGCGCGCCGGATCCTGGAGGTGCACGACCAGGCCACGGCGTTCTTCACCGGCACTCGCCTGCGGGGGCGGCTGCGGTTCGGGGCGTCGGAGGACTTCGTGCTGACGCGGCTGCCGGAGATCCTCGAGGGCTTCCGGTACGACCATCCCGAGGTGGATCTGGAGCTCACGGTCGAGCTGTCGGGCACGCTGCACGAGCAGCTGGCCGCCGGGAAGCTGGACCTCGTGCTCGCCAAGCGACGGCCGGAGGATCCCCGGGGTGAGCTGGTGTGGCACGACCGGCTGGTGTGGATCGGGGCGGAACGGCTGCGCCTGGACGCGGACCGCCCGGTGCCGTTGATCGTGTATCCGCCGCCGGGGATCACTCGGACACTGGCCTTGGAGGCGCTGGAGCGGCAGGGGCGCGCGTGGCGGATCGTGTGCACCAGCGGGAGCCTGAACGGGCTGATCGCGGCGGCGCGGGCCGGACTGGGAGTGATGGCGCACTCCCGGGGGCTGGTCCCGCCGGGGCTGGTGCGGATGCCGGACCGCTTCGGACTGCCCGAGCTCGGGCGGGTGGACTTCGTCCTGGTGCACGGTCGCCGGCGTACGGCCGCCCAGGGGGCGGCGGATGCGCTTGCCGCCGCGATTCTGGCGGGTGGGGACCGGTTGCACCGGCAGTGA
- a CDS encoding glycoside hydrolase family 6 protein, with amino-acid sequence MSRTRTALLAALALVAGASGTALAVAPGDAGIAAVPCTVDYKVQNQWDTGFTAAVTITNNSAAKSSWSLKWSYAGNQKVTSGWNAKISQSGTAVTAANESYNGTLGTGGSASFGFQGTYSGTNAVPATFTLDGVTCNVDGGGPTDPGPTDPGTPGTKVDNPYAGAKVYVNPEWSAKAAAEPGGSRISNQPTAVWLDRIAAINGVNGGMGLRAHLDKALEQKGSGELVVQLVIYNLPGRDCAALASNGELGATEIDKYKTQYIDPIAAILADPKYASLRIVNTVEIDSLPNLVTNVSPRATATANCDTMKANGNYIKGVGYALNKLGDAPNVYNYVDAGHHGWLGWDDNFSASVQTIKQAATAEGATLSDVQGFITNTANYSALKEQNFTINDSVNGKSVRESKWVDWNRYTDELSYAQAFRQEAVNQGFASGVGMLIDTSRNGWGGTARPTGPGATTDVDTYVNGGRIDRRIHVGNWCNQAGAGLGERPKASPAAGIDAYVWIKPPGESDGASSAIPNDEGKGFDRMCDPTYTGNPRNNNNMSGALPNAPLAGHWFSAQFQELMKNAYPAL; translated from the coding sequence ATGAGTCGTACGAGAACAGCGCTCCTCGCTGCCCTGGCGCTCGTCGCCGGGGCCTCCGGGACCGCGCTAGCCGTGGCCCCCGGGGACGCAGGCATCGCCGCCGTCCCCTGCACCGTGGACTACAAGGTGCAGAACCAGTGGGACACCGGCTTCACCGCGGCCGTCACGATCACCAACAACAGTGCCGCCAAGTCGAGTTGGTCGCTGAAGTGGTCGTACGCCGGTAACCAGAAGGTCACCAGCGGCTGGAACGCCAAGATCAGCCAGAGCGGGACGGCCGTCACCGCGGCCAACGAGAGCTACAACGGCACGCTCGGCACCGGCGGTTCGGCCAGCTTCGGTTTCCAGGGCACCTACAGCGGCACCAACGCCGTCCCGGCCACCTTCACCCTCGACGGGGTGACCTGCAACGTCGACGGCGGCGGCCCCACCGACCCGGGCCCGACCGACCCCGGCACCCCCGGCACCAAGGTCGACAACCCCTACGCCGGCGCCAAGGTGTACGTGAACCCCGAATGGTCGGCGAAGGCCGCGGCCGAACCCGGTGGCAGCCGGATCTCCAACCAGCCCACCGCCGTGTGGCTCGACCGGATCGCCGCGATCAACGGCGTCAACGGCGGAATGGGACTGCGCGCCCACCTCGACAAGGCCCTGGAGCAGAAGGGCAGCGGCGAGCTCGTCGTCCAGCTGGTCATCTACAACCTGCCGGGCCGTGACTGCGCGGCGCTCGCCTCCAACGGCGAACTCGGCGCCACGGAGATCGACAAGTACAAGACGCAGTACATCGACCCGATCGCCGCGATCCTCGCGGACCCCAAGTACGCCTCGCTGCGGATCGTGAACACGGTCGAGATCGACTCGCTGCCCAACCTGGTCACCAACGTCTCGCCGCGGGCCACAGCCACCGCCAACTGCGACACGATGAAGGCCAACGGCAACTACATCAAGGGTGTCGGCTACGCGCTGAACAAGCTCGGTGACGCCCCCAACGTCTACAACTACGTGGACGCCGGGCACCACGGCTGGCTCGGCTGGGACGACAACTTCTCCGCGAGCGTCCAGACGATCAAGCAGGCGGCCACCGCCGAGGGCGCCACTCTCAGCGACGTGCAGGGCTTCATCACCAACACCGCCAACTACAGCGCCCTGAAGGAGCAGAACTTCACCATCAACGACTCCGTGAACGGCAAGTCCGTGCGCGAGTCCAAGTGGGTCGACTGGAACCGGTACACCGACGAGCTCTCCTACGCCCAGGCCTTCCGGCAGGAGGCCGTGAACCAGGGCTTCGCCTCGGGCGTCGGCATGCTGATCGACACCTCCCGCAACGGCTGGGGCGGCACCGCCCGGCCCACCGGTCCCGGTGCCACCACGGACGTGGACACCTACGTCAACGGCGGCCGGATCGACCGGCGCATCCACGTCGGCAACTGGTGCAACCAGGCCGGGGCCGGTCTCGGTGAGCGTCCGAAGGCCAGCCCGGCCGCCGGGATCGACGCCTACGTGTGGATCAAGCCTCCGGGTGAGTCCGACGGGGCCAGCTCCGCGATCCCGAACGACGAGGGCAAGGGCTTCGACCGGATGTGCGACCCGACGTACACCGGCAACCCGCGCAACAACAACAACATGTCCGGTGCGCTGCCGAACGCCCCACTGGCGGGGCACTGGTTCTCGGCGCAGTTCCAGGAGCTCATGAAGAACGCGTACCCGGCGCTCTAG